The following coding sequences lie in one Treponema socranskii subsp. buccale genomic window:
- a CDS encoding DNA-deoxyinosine glycosylase gives MRTENPSDASRVRHPFAPVYDSASRVLVLGTMPSPRSRTAGFYYMHGQNRFWPVIASLAGKEFLYPNDGGSKAVDERRALVLRHGIALWDVLASCDIRGAADTSIKNPVPNDFSKILASSHIGRIYCTGRAAYTFYTKLCEKTTRIRAVCLPSTSSANRGRWPLDALIAAYRPLFD, from the coding sequence ATGCGCACTGAAAATCCGTCCGACGCTTCACGGGTTCGGCATCCGTTTGCACCGGTATACGATTCCGCAAGCCGCGTCCTCGTTCTCGGAACCATGCCTTCTCCGCGCTCCCGAACGGCGGGCTTTTACTATATGCACGGACAAAACAGGTTTTGGCCGGTTATCGCGTCTCTTGCCGGAAAAGAGTTCCTGTATCCGAACGACGGAGGAAGTAAAGCCGTCGATGAACGGAGAGCGCTTGTGCTGCGGCACGGCATCGCGCTCTGGGACGTACTTGCTTCATGCGATATAAGGGGAGCCGCCGACACGAGCATAAAAAATCCCGTGCCGAACGATTTTTCAAAGATCCTTGCATCGTCGCATATCGGGCGTATATATTGTACGGGGCGGGCGGCATATACATTTTACACAAAGCTCTGCGAAAAAACGACGCGCATACGCGCGGTATGCCTTCCGTCGACGAGCAGCGCGAACCGCGGCCGTTGGCCGCTCGACGCATTGATTGCGGCGTATCGTCCTTTATTTGATTGA
- a CDS encoding YkvA family protein has protein sequence MNFFRKINKQNDAHRIVDDAKSHTQSRCGGTVQNRFGDKKEQERCGVRHRFATHRERQDDVNKKAIKKADELGKAAEERDVKKIGSRLEKMKRGPVADLWHIVEALWAGFKSPDIPTETKVMIIGALAYLVSPFDIVPDFLLPGGLLDDAAVIAFIYAQCKDIITETIPKMSAQVKNGIRSVGDAASEQIGRITEDAVSASIGKQFQRYCTRTFFNSLVKLSLFTVSMLLLSVSNPSWAPGIIAASVLLIILAVWFIISVSLSCISCIKFFNNFFPAFKQIRTREAQNALANPRYKKLRVQDIFAEAAYTALAEDVYAESKHKKSLYAFFFRTWNEGKLPSWIPRKRAMAEHLWNALKSRIVIFIGTISGYLIVYHVFVRNFLLPAVTDYTLPELLAYPFIYIRDFFH, from the coding sequence ATGAATTTCTTTCGGAAAATTAATAAACAAAATGATGCGCACCGCATTGTAGACGATGCGAAATCGCATACGCAAAGCCGATGCGGCGGCACGGTGCAAAATCGTTTCGGCGATAAAAAAGAACAAGAGCGCTGCGGAGTCCGGCACCGTTTTGCAACGCACAGAGAGCGGCAGGACGACGTCAATAAAAAAGCGATAAAAAAAGCGGACGAACTCGGAAAGGCGGCCGAAGAACGCGATGTAAAAAAAATCGGCTCCCGCCTTGAAAAAATGAAGCGCGGACCTGTCGCCGACTTATGGCACATCGTCGAAGCGCTGTGGGCGGGTTTCAAATCGCCGGATATTCCGACCGAAACGAAAGTTATGATAATCGGCGCGCTTGCGTACCTCGTCAGTCCCTTCGATATCGTACCCGATTTTTTACTGCCGGGCGGTTTGCTCGACGATGCCGCGGTCATCGCTTTTATCTACGCGCAGTGCAAAGACATCATAACCGAAACGATTCCGAAAATGTCCGCGCAGGTAAAAAACGGTATCCGCAGCGTCGGAGATGCGGCATCCGAGCAGATAGGGCGTATCACCGAAGACGCCGTTTCCGCGTCGATCGGAAAACAGTTCCAACGGTACTGCACGCGGACGTTTTTCAATTCGCTTGTAAAACTTTCTCTTTTTACCGTATCGATGCTGCTTCTTTCCGTATCGAATCCCTCATGGGCGCCGGGTATAATCGCAGCGTCCGTTCTGTTGATAATTCTCGCCGTATGGTTTATCATCTCCGTTTCATTATCTTGTATTTCGTGTATTAAATTTTTTAATAATTTTTTTCCGGCGTTCAAGCAAATCCGCACCCGCGAAGCGCAAAATGCGCTCGCAAATCCGCGCTATAAAAAACTGCGAGTACAAGATATTTTTGCGGAAGCCGCTTACACGGCGCTGGCCGAAGATGTCTATGCCGAATCGAAACACAAAAAATCGCTGTATGCGTTTTTTTTCCGTACGTGGAACGAAGGTAAACTGCCCTCATGGATTCCGCGAAAGCGCGCGATGGCCGAACACTTGTGGAACGCGCTCAAATCGCGCATCGTTATCTTTATCGGAACGATTTCGGGCTACCTCATCGTGTACCATGTATTTGTGCGGAATTTCCTTTTGCCCGCCGTAACCGACTATACGCTGCCGGAGCTGCTCGCCTACCCCTTTATCTATATTCGAGATTTTTTTCACTGA
- a CDS encoding TetR/AcrR family transcriptional regulator, translating to MSDKNEDRESRKNQLIDAATTLFFSKGYTNTSVRDILDAANDRTSSPSVFYYYFKSKEAMYRAVLRRYSERYVKSVQDAIDAYKDDAQSLMTEVTRLFLKTVKADAHGKEAAASPDNLLYALKLKEELTQKFVEVWELFIRSLDWYKADAETVHKTAVFIAGGIGEMVYDFGYVHEKKEGSARKLMDCMIDFCAGVLNAPAAEKEKYRRYDKSDV from the coding sequence ATGTCCGATAAAAACGAAGACAGAGAGAGCCGGAAAAATCAATTGATCGATGCGGCGACAACGCTGTTCTTTTCAAAAGGCTATACGAACACTTCGGTACGGGATATTTTGGATGCGGCAAACGACCGGACGTCTTCGCCGAGCGTTTTTTATTATTATTTCAAATCGAAGGAAGCGATGTACCGAGCCGTTTTGCGCCGTTATTCCGAGCGCTATGTAAAATCTGTGCAGGATGCAATCGACGCGTACAAAGACGATGCGCAATCTCTTATGACCGAAGTAACGCGCCTGTTTTTAAAAACGGTAAAAGCCGACGCGCACGGAAAAGAAGCCGCCGCTTCGCCCGATAATCTTTTGTACGCATTAAAATTGAAAGAAGAACTGACGCAAAAATTTGTTGAAGTTTGGGAACTGTTTATCCGCTCGCTGGATTGGTACAAAGCGGATGCCGAAACGGTTCACAAAACGGCCGTTTTTATTGCCGGCGGCATCGGAGAGATGGTGTACGATTTCGGCTATGTTCACGAAAAAAAAGAGGGCAGCGCCCGAAAACTCATGGACTGCATGATTGACTTTTGCGCCGGTGTTTTGAACGCTCCGGCTGCGGAAAAAGAAAAATACAGGAGGTATGATAAAAGCGACGTCTGA
- a CDS encoding formylglycine-generating enzyme family protein — translation MEHKKRGAALITAALVALIALFGMTACPNNAGGGTPSLPPADKTYTVDGVNFTIKGIAAVTNGNVGHSDYSNPSSGGKNAPHTVSLSAYLIGETEVTQELYQAVMSNKPSSFNDNPESGEEQTKRPVERVSWYDCIAFCNKLSLKLGLEQCYTVTVGGNPIDFSTLAYNAIPAIDNADWNNTAFDGSKNGFRLPTEAEWEWAAKGGTDDKWAGTDTKSKLKNYAWYNANSGSKTHEVKKKQPNGYDLYNMSGNVQEWCWDWYSASTPASGQTDPIGVEDGTFRIIRGGSWYDNEDKAACAYRNGNKPFDTSTSRGFRVVCRP, via the coding sequence ATGGAACACAAAAAAAGAGGGGCGGCGCTCATCACAGCCGCGTTGGTGGCGCTTATTGCGCTATTCGGCATGACCGCCTGCCCGAACAACGCGGGCGGAGGAACACCATCCCTGCCGCCCGCCGACAAAACCTACACAGTTGACGGCGTAAACTTTACGATAAAAGGTATTGCCGCCGTAACAAACGGAAACGTGGGGCACTCCGATTACAGTAATCCTTCTTCCGGCGGTAAGAATGCACCGCATACGGTAAGCCTTTCCGCGTACTTGATAGGAGAGACGGAAGTAACACAGGAATTGTATCAAGCGGTGATGAGCAATAAACCGAGCAGTTTTAACGACAATCCTGAAAGCGGCGAGGAACAGACAAAACGACCGGTGGAAAGAGTAAGCTGGTATGATTGTATAGCGTTTTGCAATAAGCTGAGCTTGAAGCTGGGACTTGAGCAGTGTTATACGGTAACGGTTGGCGGAAATCCGATAGATTTTTCAACGCTTGCATACAACGCTATACCTGCAATAGATAATGCGGACTGGAATAACACCGCATTTGACGGAAGTAAAAACGGCTTCCGACTGCCGACAGAGGCCGAATGGGAATGGGCAGCCAAAGGCGGCACGGACGACAAATGGGCGGGAACGGATACCAAAAGCAAGCTTAAAAACTATGCGTGGTATAATGCAAACAGCGGTAGCAAAACGCACGAAGTAAAGAAGAAGCAACCGAACGGCTACGACTTATACAACATGAGCGGGAACGTCCAAGAATGGTGCTGGGACTGGTATAGCGCCAGTACACCCGCGAGTGGACAGACTGACCCGATCGGTGTAGAAGACGGTACTTTCCGCATCATCCGCGGCGGCAGCTGGTACGACAATGAGGATAAGGCCGCTTGTGCTTATCGGAACGGCAACAAGCCTTTTGACACCAGCACGAGTCGTGGCTTTCGTGTGGTTTGCCGCCCCTAA
- a CDS encoding SUMF1/EgtB/PvdO family nonheme iron enzyme — MKHKLKTILFIGLALIALFGMTGCPNAAGGGGDALADKTENVEGIQFTMKGIAAVTNGKIGHADQEHNGERTVSLTAYHIGQTEVTQDLWEAVMGGNPSAFSGGSNPPASGETQGARPVEQVNWYSAIAFCNKLSLKLGRAPVYSVTVGGTPVDFESLTVSQIPTTDNTDWNAVTADWSVNGFRLPTEAEWEWAAQDGSARRKWAGANDESALASCAWYRANGGDKTHAAGKKSANAFGLSDMSGNVQEWCWDWYSDLTPGGGEDPTGEAGGTKRSVRGGSWKEDAANAACAFRSGLEGFKAENTLGFRLVCRQQGKPFTGSYNKDTGAGQVGSVKFTMKKIDAVTNGTIGHSDQAAAPTKNPPHQVNLSSYCLGETEVTQELYEAVMGNNPSFYQGSGKPPVTGEVQAQRPVEEVSWYDAIAFCNELTKKTMLGDDACVYWVDGHIYNADDARAKKIPQPRWSKKGFRLPTEAEWEWAAQGGSERHKWAGTDNESALASYAWYYVNPSSMLTHQVKKKNANALGFFDMSGNVGEWCWDKKGELPDPLPDDYAGPVEGSDRICRGGSVLYDTDHAACAKRSGFPPDLGSYIGIRVAYGVINPPSLKPWYTVQFGAADEHGSLSATVAGEIVSQWTHSTRQEKDTVITFKAHPESDYVVKEWTNNGAVIAEASNAVVYNHTVTADADIKVSFKPQDPPVISFGVDGAHGTLKAYKKNTNEEILSGEQVPLRSNVYFIAKPESGYTVDKWTNNGATCNGTSWSYELYATEDTDIRVQFKAKTYTVRFGAEGGGTVSVTVDGTSISSPCEVREGKQVVFSATPNEGYRLKKWTRNGNEVYDAGTAPTYTYTVNSDVDVKAHFLLNNAWIVFCKASGKGRVKAYVNGNEIQSGTAVPHGTQVRFSAWPFDHSAIDKWELNGSELTETGVGIEYTRTVEAHTDMQQTLVKVYFSEPDWDKFFTAAGVRFKMRCIAPVENGTVGSNDVDDNHEHTISLSTYYIADTEVTQELYQAVMGDNPSFYNDNPLSGDVQEKRPVENVTWYKAVLFCNELTEKAGLPESECVYWCEGQVYTFNALQNGKEPEMRMEKRGFRLPTEAEWEWAAQDQGKRRTWAGTNDESSVGTYAWHQTNSTKTREVKNLRSTDTGLYDMSGNVAEWCWDWYTDTTPAGGINPTGAQSGNKHAIRGGSYNSSASGIKCAFRDKSWNGDKDVGLRVVKRP; from the coding sequence ATGAAACACAAATTAAAAACAATCCTGTTTATCGGTTTAGCGCTCATTGCGCTATTCGGTATGACCGGCTGCCCGAATGCTGCGGGCGGGGGCGGCGATGCTTTGGCCGACAAAACCGAAAACGTGGAGGGTATTCAATTTACGATGAAAGGCATTGCCGCCGTAACGAACGGGAAGATCGGGCATGCCGATCAGGAGCACAACGGCGAGCGGACGGTGTCGCTTACCGCCTACCACATCGGGCAAACCGAAGTAACGCAGGATCTGTGGGAAGCGGTAATGGGCGGCAATCCGAGCGCTTTTTCGGGCGGCTCAAATCCGCCTGCTTCGGGCGAAACGCAGGGGGCTCGTCCGGTGGAGCAGGTAAACTGGTACTCTGCCATTGCCTTTTGCAACAAGCTCAGCTTAAAGCTCGGCCGCGCTCCGGTGTATTCGGTTACGGTCGGGGGAACTCCGGTCGATTTTGAATCGCTTACGGTAAGTCAAATTCCGACGACTGACAATACAGACTGGAATGCCGTTACCGCCGACTGGAGTGTAAACGGCTTCCGTCTGCCGACCGAAGCCGAATGGGAATGGGCGGCACAAGACGGCAGTGCGCGCCGCAAATGGGCGGGTGCTAACGACGAAAGTGCGCTTGCAAGCTGCGCGTGGTACCGCGCAAACGGCGGCGATAAAACGCACGCGGCAGGAAAAAAGAGCGCAAACGCTTTCGGCCTTTCCGATATGTCGGGCAACGTACAAGAGTGGTGCTGGGATTGGTATAGCGATCTTACGCCCGGCGGCGGAGAGGATCCTACCGGAGAAGCGGGCGGTACCAAGCGGTCGGTGCGCGGGGGCAGTTGGAAGGAAGACGCCGCGAATGCCGCCTGTGCGTTCCGCAGCGGTCTTGAAGGTTTTAAGGCGGAAAACACCCTGGGCTTCCGTCTTGTGTGCCGTCAACAGGGCAAACCCTTTACCGGCAGTTATAACAAGGACACCGGTGCGGGACAGGTCGGCAGCGTAAAGTTCACGATGAAAAAGATAGACGCGGTAACGAACGGCACTATCGGGCACAGCGACCAAGCCGCTGCCCCTACCAAAAATCCTCCGCACCAAGTCAATTTGAGCTCCTATTGCCTCGGAGAAACCGAAGTAACGCAGGAACTGTATGAAGCGGTTATGGGGAACAACCCGAGTTTCTATCAGGGCAGCGGCAAACCGCCCGTTACCGGCGAAGTACAGGCACAGCGTCCGGTAGAAGAAGTCAGCTGGTACGATGCGATTGCCTTTTGCAATGAACTGACAAAAAAAACAATGCTCGGCGATGATGCGTGCGTGTATTGGGTTGACGGGCACATCTACAACGCCGACGACGCACGAGCGAAAAAAATACCCCAGCCGCGGTGGAGCAAAAAAGGCTTCCGTTTGCCGACCGAAGCCGAATGGGAATGGGCGGCACAAGGCGGCTCTGAACGGCACAAATGGGCGGGTACCGACAACGAAAGCGCTCTTGCAAGTTATGCGTGGTACTACGTAAACCCCAGTTCCATGTTGACTCACCAAGTAAAAAAGAAAAACGCAAACGCTTTAGGCTTTTTTGATATGAGCGGTAACGTAGGCGAATGGTGCTGGGATAAAAAGGGCGAGTTACCCGATCCGCTGCCGGATGATTATGCAGGCCCTGTCGAAGGTAGCGATCGTATTTGCCGCGGCGGAAGCGTTTTATACGATACGGACCATGCCGCATGCGCAAAACGGTCGGGCTTTCCTCCCGATTTAGGTTCATATATCGGTATCCGCGTAGCGTACGGCGTTATAAATCCGCCTTCGCTTAAGCCGTGGTATACGGTACAGTTCGGTGCCGCGGATGAGCACGGTTCGCTGAGCGCGACCGTTGCAGGCGAAATCGTCAGTCAGTGGACACATTCCACCCGGCAGGAAAAAGATACCGTCATTACGTTTAAAGCACATCCCGAATCGGACTATGTGGTTAAAGAGTGGACAAACAACGGAGCGGTTATCGCCGAAGCGAGCAACGCTGTCGTGTACAATCATACGGTAACGGCGGATGCCGACATAAAAGTAAGCTTTAAGCCTCAAGACCCGCCGGTTATAAGCTTCGGCGTAGACGGCGCACACGGCACGCTCAAAGCGTATAAAAAGAACACAAATGAAGAAATCTTGTCGGGTGAACAAGTGCCGCTCCGGAGTAATGTGTACTTTATTGCAAAGCCCGAAAGCGGCTACACGGTAGACAAGTGGACAAACAACGGTGCAACCTGTAACGGCACAAGCTGGAGCTACGAGCTTTACGCAACGGAAGATACGGATATTCGGGTACAGTTTAAAGCTAAAACTTATACGGTGCGCTTCGGCGCGGAAGGCGGCGGTACGGTAAGCGTAACGGTAGACGGCACGAGCATTTCGTCGCCTTGCGAAGTACGCGAAGGCAAGCAGGTAGTCTTTAGCGCAACGCCGAACGAAGGCTATCGGCTCAAAAAGTGGACGCGCAACGGAAACGAAGTCTACGACGCCGGAACTGCGCCGACGTACACGTACACGGTAAATTCCGACGTCGATGTAAAAGCGCACTTCCTCCTCAATAATGCTTGGATCGTTTTCTGTAAAGCAAGCGGTAAGGGCCGGGTTAAAGCTTACGTAAACGGAAACGAAATTCAATCGGGCACGGCTGTACCTCACGGCACGCAAGTACGCTTTAGCGCATGGCCATTCGATCATAGTGCGATCGACAAATGGGAGCTCAACGGCTCAGAGCTTACGGAGACCGGCGTGGGCATCGAGTACACGCGTACCGTAGAAGCGCATACCGACATGCAGCAAACGCTCGTGAAGGTATACTTTAGCGAACCCGACTGGGATAAATTCTTTACGGCAGCGGGCGTACGCTTCAAGATGAGGTGTATTGCCCCGGTAGAAAACGGAACGGTCGGCTCAAACGATGTAGACGACAACCATGAGCATACGATCAGCTTAAGCACCTATTACATCGCAGATACCGAAGTAACGCAGGAGTTGTATCAGGCGGTTATGGGAGATAACCCGAGCTTCTATAATGACAATCCTCTTTCAGGCGACGTGCAGGAAAAGCGTCCGGTAGAAAATGTAACCTGGTACAAGGCAGTTCTCTTTTGCAATGAGCTTACCGAAAAGGCGGGATTGCCGGAAAGCGAGTGCGTGTATTGGTGTGAAGGGCAAGTATACACTTTCAACGCCCTCCAAAATGGAAAAGAGCCTGAAATGAGGATGGAAAAACGGGGCTTCCGCTTACCGACCGAAGCCGAGTGGGAATGGGCTGCCCAAGACCAAGGGAAGCGGCGTACGTGGGCGGGCACGAACGACGAAAGTAGTGTCGGCACTTACGCGTGGCACCAAACCAATAGCACCAAAACGCGCGAAGTGAAAAATCTGCGGTCGACCGACACCGGTTTATACGATATGTCGGGCAACGTGGCTGAATGGTGCTGGGATTGGTACACCGATACCACACCCGCAGGCGGCATAAACCCGACCGGAGCGCAATCGGGAAACAAGCACGCTATACGCGGCGGCAGTTATAACAGCAGCGCCTCCGGGATCAAGTGTGCCTTCCGAGACAAGTCGTGGAATGGTGATAAGGATGTCGGCTTGCGCGTAGTAAAGCGGCCGTAA